A stretch of DNA from Acidobacteriota bacterium:
CGACCCCGCCGATCGGGTCAGCACCTGGGCCAACGGCGTCCTCGATCCCAGTTGGCAATCCACCCACAGCGTCGGCCTCCACTCCGAACCGGTCGGCTTTCGCCCCAGCCATTGGCAGGCCTCGATCATCGATCCCTTCTGGTATCCCACCGACGCCTTCAAGGCACCGCTTGTCGAGTCGCGTTGACGGGAACAGAACCCCTCCGTCGGCTGGCGCGGCGGCCGCGAGGCCTCCTGCGGGGTTCTGTTCCCGTCAACGCTCACGGTTGCGGTAGCGCGTAACGCCGCCCGGAAACCAACACCGGTAATCGATGCGGAGGGGGGACGCCCCCTGGGGGAGCGACATCGGAGTCCGAGCGTCTGCGCGAGGAGGACGCGGAGCCCCCCAGGGGGCGTCCCCCCGATACACCGTTACGAAGTGCCGGTTTCCGAGTCCGGGTCTTCCCGCTCCCGAAACTCGAGCGAGGCGGAGTTGATGCAGAAGCGCTTGCCGGTAGGGGCTGGGCCGTCGTCGAAGACATGACCGAGATGGGCGTCGCAGTGGTTGCAACGGGCCTCGGTGCGCAGCATGCCGTGGCTGGCGTCGCTGTGGGTCTCGACGGGAGAGTTTGTCACGGACTCGTAGAAGCTTGGCCATCCGCTGCCGGAGTCGTACTTGGTGCGGGAGTCGAAGAGACGCTCGCCACAGCAGACGCAGTGGTAGTGGCCGTCGCCCTTGTGGTCCCAGAAGCAACCGCTGAAGGCCGGCTCGGTTCCGGACTGGCGGGTGATGCGGTACTGGTCGTCGGTCAGTTTGCCGCGGAGATCGACGTCGGTGGGTGGGGTCTTGTTGCTCATGGGTCGCTCCCTGGGAGGTCCGTGGCCCGGGTTGGGAAGTTAGGGTAACCTGCCGCGTCGCGTCGCGGCAGGAGGATTGGCGTCATCGAAGAGAACCAGCAGATACCGCCCACATATTCCGATGAAATGGTACGCGTCCTCGATCTGGATGGGCGACGGATCGTCCTGGTCGGGACGGCCCATGTTTCCCGGGAGTCCACCGAGCTGGTTCGCAAGGTGATCGATGCCGAGCGGCCGGATCGAGTCTGTGTCGAGTTGGACGAGCAGCGGTATCAGGCCCTCTCCAAACGGAAGAAGTGGGAGAGCCTCGACCTCAAGCAGCTGATCCGTCAGAAGCAGATGTCGACGCTACTGGTCAACCTGCTCCTGGCGTCGTTTCAAAAGAAGCTCGGCGACGAGCTGGGTGTCCCGCCGGGAACCGAGTTGCTCGAGGCGACCGTCGCGGCGGACGAGCAGGAGATCCCCGTCACCCTGGCCGATCGCCCCGTCCGCATTACGTTGCTACGCGCCTGGCGCTCGATGGGATTCTGGCAACGCACCCGTCTCTCGGCCGAGCTCCTGGCGTCGGTCTTTTCGGACGCGGAGTTGTCGGAAGAGGATCTGCGGCGTCTCAAGAGCCGCGACATGCTGAACGAATTGATGTCCGAGATGGCGGGTCAGCTACCGACTCTCAAGCGGGTCCTGATCGACGAGCGCGACCTCTATCTGGCCGATCGAATCCGGGACTCCGAGGGACAGACCGTCGTCGCCATCGTCGGCGCGGGTCATCTGGAAGGGATCGTCCAGACGCTCCACGACAAACCGGACGTCGATCTGGAAGAGATCTCGAAGATCCCCGCTCCCAGTCCGTGGGGTCGCGTCATCGCGTGGGGCATCCCCACGCTGATCGTCGCGGCGATCATCACGATCGGTGTCACGAAGGGCTCGAGCGTCGCGGGCCAGAACCTGGGTTACTGGGTGCTGGCCAACGGCATTCCTTCGGCGCTAGGGGCTCTTCTGGCGCTGGCCCACCCGTTCACCATCATCGCGGCGTTTCTCGCCGCACCGCTGACCAGTCTCAACCCGGCCATCGGTGCCGGCTATGTGACGGGTCTGGTACAGACGTGGGTCTCGCCCCCACAGGTGAAGGACTTTCAGACGGTCGTGGACGACGCGTCGCGGTTCTCCATGTGGTGGAAGAACCGCGTGTTACGCGTCATCCTGGCGACCATCCTGCCGATGTTCGGAAGTGTCCTCGGCACCTTCGTCGGTGGCTGGCATATCTTCCAGAACCTCTTCGGTGGTTCCTGAGACCTAGCTCCTGGCCAGATCCAGCAGGAACGCCCAACGGAACGCGATCTCTTTGTAACGCTCGTCGCGGGCCGACGCGCCACCGTGACCGGCTTCCATGTTGGTCTTCATCATCAGTCGGTTGTCGTCGGATTTCAGTTTACGGAGTCGCGCGACCCACTTGGCCGGCTCCCAGTACTGGACCTGCGAGTCGTGCAGACCGGTGGTCACGAGCATGTGGGGGTAGGCACTCTCGGCGACGTTGTCATACGGCGAGTAGGAAAGGATGTAGTCGTAGTACGCCTTGTCGTTGGGGTTCCCCCACTCGTCGTACTCGCTCGTGGTCAGCGGAATCGAATCGTCGAGCATGGTCGTGACGACATCGACGAAGGGCACCGCCGCGATGACACCGTCGAACAGGTCCCCTCGCATGTTGACCACGGCTCCCATCAGCAGTCCACCGGCGCTACCGCCGTAGGCGTAGATGTGTGCCGGGTCCGCATACTTCTCGGTCTTCAGGTATTCGGCTACATCGATGAAGTCGGTGAAGGTGTTCTTCTTGTGGAACAGCTTGCCGTTCTCGTACCACTGGCGACCCAGCTCCTCGCCACCACGGACGTGAGCGATCGCGTAGATGAACCCACGCTCCAACAGGCTGAGTCGCGAGGCACTGAACGTCGCGTCGATCGTGTTGCCGTACGAGCCGTACCCGTAGAGCAGCAGCGCCGAGCTGCCGTCGAGCTTGGTGTCCTTGTGGAAGACGATCGACACCGGGACTTTGACACCATCCTGCGCGGTCGCCCAGCGTCGTTGCGTCACGTAGTCATCGGAGTCGTAGCCACCGAGGACCTCGTCCTGTTTCAACAGCGTCTTCTCTCGGCTGACCATGTCATAGTCGTAGACCGAGTTCGGCACCGTCATCGACGTATAGCCGTAGCGAAGCGTGGACGTCTCGAAGGAGCGGTTGCCCGTCGTGTAGGCCAGGTAGGCCTCCTGACCGAAATCCAGGTAGTGCTCGTCGCTGCCGTCCCACGGACGGATGCGCAACTGCACCAAACCCTCTTGCCTCTCGGCGACGACCAGGAAGTCGGAGAAGATCTCGAAGTCCTCGAGGAGGACGTCATCACGATGCGGCAGGACCTCGGTCCAGTTCTTGAGGGCGGTCGCATCGGTTGAGGTCTTCATCAGGCGGAAGTTTTTTGCCCCGTGATTGGTCCGGATGTAGAACGAGTCGCCGTAGTGATCGATACCGTACTCGTGGTTTCGCTCACGCGGAAGGAAGACGGAGAACTCTCCAGTCGGGTTGGTCGCATCGACGAATCGGTACTCCGACGACAGGGTCTGCTGCGACACGATCATCATGTAGCGTTTGGACTTCGTCTTGAAGACGTAGCTACCGAACGTGTCATCGTCTTCCTGATAGACCAGAACATCGTCAGCGGCGGGTGTTCCAAGCGTATGACGGTAGATCTGGAACGAACGAAGCGTCTGCAGGTCCTTGCGGCCGTAGAACAGCGTCTTGCCATCCTCGGCCCAGGACACGTTCGAACTGGCGTCCTCGATGACGTCGCTGAACTCCTCGCCCGTCTCGAGGTTTCGGAAATGAATGTCATAGATTCGCCGCCCCACGCGATCGATCGCGTAAGCCAGCAGCTTTCCGTCGGACGTCACCTGGACCCCACTGACGCCCAGGTAGTCGTCCTGGGCCACGACGAACTCGTTCACGTCGAGGACGATCTCTTCGTCCGCTTCCAGAGAGCCCTGCTTACGACAGTAGATCGGGTAGTCCTTGCCGTCTTCGTAGCGACGATAAGAGAAGTAGCCGTTCTCGAGGACCGGCACGGAGCTGTCGTCCTGCTTGATGCGACCCTTGATCTCATCGAACAGCGTCTCGCGGAGCGACTCGGTGTGGGCCGTCATCGATTCCGTGTAGGCGTTCTCGGCTTCGAGGTAGGAGATGACTTCCGGGTCCTCGCGGTCGTTCATCCAGTAGTACTCGTCCTGGCGGACGTCCCCGTGGATCTCGAGCTCTTTCGCGATCTCCGTCGCCACCGGCGGCTCCAGCCCCTCGGGCGGCGCGCCCCACGAAACTCCCTTGTCCTTTTGCTCACACGACACGGCTAAAACTCCCAACATGATGAAGGTCAAGATAAGACCGATGGGTTGGCGGACTCTATTCATGGCTCGTTCCTCCCGGATTTCCCAAGGTGTCACGTCTCTAGATTGTTAATTGATTGTCGCTTCCCCGGACGGGGCGAACGAAAGGTTGGTAGCGGGGGCAGGATTTGAACCTGCGACCTTTGGGTTATGAGCCCAACGAGCTACCGGACTGCTCCACCCCGCGTCAAGTTGTTGCTGGTTCCCGTGCGACTGGCGTACGGGAAGCGGGAGTATAGCAGATCCCCAACGGCCATCAAGGGTTCCCACGGAGTGCTGACGGACCCAGCGGGCGTGCTGCGGTAGGGGCATGATCCGTCCCACTACGCGCGGCCCGCGGTAGCAGAAACTGGACCTCGCCGTCGCGCCCGTAACCCAGCCGTTCGCGGGCGATCCGCTCGCGGGCCGAGGGCTCGTTCTGCAGCCTCTGGATATCCCGGGCGAGGGTCGCGTTCCGCACCTCCTGCCGATCCAGTTCGCCCTGAACGTTTCGACAGGCACGTCGGAGGCGACCCAGCTCGAGGTAACCGTCGTCCCCGAAGATCGCGGACAACGACCCCGCAAGGAACAGCCCGACGAGCGCCATCGGAATCAGGCGGCGATTGAATCGCGCCGGTGGGGCGTTCTTTTGTTCGTCGTCTCTTGTACTCATGCGATCACGGTTCTAACGTCGCTTCCAGTTGAAATTCGGGAACACCGAGGCCGCCGGATAACGTGCGTCGTCCCCCAACTCCTCCTCGATGCGAATGAGTTGGTTGTACTTGGCGGTCCGCTCGCCGCGGGCCGGCGCGCCGGTCTTGATCTGTCCGAGATTGAGAGCGACCGCCAGGTCGGCGATCGTGCTGTCCTCGGTCTCGCCGCTACGGTGGGAGACGACGCAGGTATAACTAGCCCGCAACGCGCGATGAATCGTGTTCAACGTCTCCGTGACCGTACCGATCTGATTCAGCTTGATCAGGATGCTGTTGGCGACGCCCTTGCGAATCCCCTCGGCGAGAATGGTCTCGTTGGTGACGAAGAGGTCGTCGCCGACGATCTGAACGTGATCACCGATCGCGTCGGTCAGCAGCTTCCAGCCCTTCCAGTCCCCCTCCGCCATCCCATCTTCGATGGAGGCGATCGGGTAACGTCGGGCCCACGACTCGTAGATCTTGACCAGCTCCTCGCGACTCTTGTTCGGCTTCTTCTCGGCGGCCAGCGTGTACCGCCCCCGTGCGTAGAGTTCGGACGCCGCAACGTCCAGCGCCAGCACGACATCCTTACCGGTCTTGTAGCCGGCCTTCTGAATGGCCTGACAGAGCACCTCCAGTGCCTGCTCGTTACTCTTCAGGTTGGGCGCGAAACCGCCCTCGTCGCCGACGGCCGTGCTGAGACCGGCCTTCTTCAACACCGCCTTGAGCGCGTGGTAGATCTCCACACCGCAACGCAACGCCTCGCAGAATGTGGAAGCGCCCACGGGAACGACCATGAACTCCTGCACATCGACGTTGTTGTCGGCATGAGCGCCGCCGTTCAGCACGTTCATCATCGGAACCGGAAGGTCCCGCGCGTGACAGCCACCCAGGTAGCGATAGAGCGGCGTACCCGTAGAATCCGCTGCGGCGTGAGCCACGGCCATCGACACGCCGAGTGTCGCGTTGGCACCCAGCTTCGACTTGTTCTCCGTGCCGTCCAACTCGAGCATCGTGGAATCGATGAACACCTGATGGTGAACCTCGAGACCGACGAGGGCCGGCGCGATCGTGTCGTGGATGTGACGGATGGCTTTCTGGACGCCCTTGCCTCCGTAACGTTTCTTCGTGCGGTCACGAAGTTCGAGGGCTTCTCTGACACCCGTCGATGCGCCCGAGGGGACCATCGCGCGTCCGACAACGCCACTATCGAGGACGACATCGACCTCTACGGTGGGGTTACCGCGGGAGTCCAGGACCTCCCGGGCGACAATGTCGTGGATCCTTCCGCTCTCTCTTTGCATGGCTGGAATCCGGCTCTATTAAGTCGACAAAGTCCCCTGCGATGATAACGCACACGTCGTCGGCCCTCAACAAGGAACATCCGTGTTTTCAGTCAGATAGAGACTGTTCGCCCTACGTTCGTCTCTTGCTAAACTGACGACCCCGAAGGAGACACCGTGACGACAAACCCATCCGCCTTCCGATTGATCCTCACGACGGCCGGAACGGCCACGCAGGCCCGAGATCTCGCGCGGACCCTCGTCACCGCGAAGGTCGCGGCGTGTGTCAACGTGCTCCCGGGAATGTGCTCCCACTACCACTGGCAGGGTGAACTTCAGGAAGAGGCCGAGGTGCTGCTGTTGATCAAGACGACCGCGGACAACGTGGACGAGGTTCAGCGGCTGCTGACCGAGCACCACACCTACGACCTGCCGGAGTTTCTGGTGGTCCACATCGACGACGGCGAGCCTCGTTACCTGTCATGGCTTGCGGAGCAGTGCTCCAGCGGGCCGGCGAGCTAGCGTCGGCGCTTGGAGCCGAGCGCCCGATCCAGATCGTCCAGCAGATCGTCCACATCCTCGACGCCGACGGAGATCCGGCAGAGCCCGTCCGTCACACCTATCCGCTTGCGATCGGCGGCGGGAACCGCTCCGTGGGTCATCGAAGCCGGATGAGAGACCAGGGACTCGACGCCACCGAGACTCTCGGCCAACGCGCAGAGTTGCAGTCGATCGAGGAACTTCTTGGCGCGGGCCTGGGTCTTCAGGTCGAACGAGATCATGCCGCCGAAGCCCTTCATCTGCCGACGGGCCAGGCGATGCTGGGGATGATGCTTCAGGCCGGGATAGACCACATGCTCGATCCGCGGGTCGGCATCCATCCACGCGGAGATCTTGCGTGCGCTGGCCTCGTGTCGCTCCATCCGCAGCGAGAGGGTCTTGATCCCGCGAAGGATCAGGAAGCTGTCCATTGGTGAGAGGATGGCGCCGATGCTGTTCTGCAGCCAGCTCAGCCGTTCGGCGTCCTTCTTGTCGGTGCTGATGACGGCACCGCCGATGCTGTCGCTGTGGCCGTTGAGAAACTTGGTCGTGGAATGGACCACGATGTCCGCGCCGAGGTCCAACGGCCGCTGCAACATCGGGCTCATGAACGTGTTGTCCACGACGAAGCGCAGGCGATGCTTGCGCGAGATCGCGGCGGCCCGCCTGAGGTCCGTCAACTCCAGGGTCGGGTTGGTGGGTGTCTCGACGTACAGCATCTTGGTGTTGGGCTGCAGCGCACCCTCGATGGCCTTCAGGTCCCGCGTATCGACCCACGTGAAGTCCAGACCGAACTGCCGCAGCAGCCCCTCGAACAGTCGATACGTTCCGCCGTAGACATTCCGCGAGACGATGACATGATCGCCGGACTCCAGGAGTTGCAGGACGGCGTGGATCGCGGACATGCCCGACGCGAAGCAGCGGGCCTCGAGACCGCCCTCGAGGACGGCCAGGTTTCGCTCGAGCGCGCTACGGGTCGGGTTGATCGTCCGCGCGTAGTCGAACGGCCACCCCTCGTTGAATCCGGGCTGCCGATAGGTGGACGTCAGGTAGACCGGTTGCATGACCGCGCCGGTCAGCGGATCGGGCTCCTGTCCGCCGTGGACCACCTGGGTCGACGGTCGCTGGTCGTTCTTCTTGTTGCCGCGTCCCTTCGACCTTGCCATGACTTCAATCTCCTTGGGGGTGTCCACTAGAGATACCGGTCTCCCGGCACCTCCGCAAGGGTCCGAAATCTATCGATGAGACTCGAGCGTCAATCGAAACTGCGCAGCCTGATAGGCGCGGTCATTGACGTCGTCGAAGACCAGTCGGTAGGTGCGGGCCCTCCCCGGCTTCAGCCCCCGTAGGCGGCTGCCACCCGTCGCCGCGCCCAGGAGATGCTGTTCCCCGTCGAACAGGGCCACCACCAGACCGATCCGTGTCGTGGCGTCGGAGGTGTTGGAGACAAGGATGTCCACCGCGATCTCGCCACCGACCCGGGAATGGGAGCCACCGACGGTGGCCGGAAGCCGGAAGCGCAGCTGATCGATTCGGATTCCGTTGCCATCGGTCTCGCGGATCTCGATGGGATCACGATGATCGAACGGGCCTGTGAGATGGAGTGGGTCGGCCGCGGCCGTGCAAAGCACAACCAGCGATGTCGCGATCAGAACCGAAAGGAAGCGACACATCGAGACTCCTTACAGCGGCGACCGTGTCCAGTGGCCGCTTCGGCCGCCGCTCTTCTCTAGTAGGTGCACGCCGCCGATCTCGACCCCGCGATCCACCGCCTTCGTCATGTCGTAGATCGCAAGACAGGCCGCACTCACCGCGACAAGGGCCTCCATCTCCACACCGGTCGTCCAGTCCGCGCTGGCACGGCCGGTCACGACCACGGCAGAGGTGTCGGCATCCAGAACGAAGTCGACGACGACCTCGTTCAGCGGGATGCTGTGGCACAACGGCACCCAGTCGGACGTTCGCTTGGCCGCCTGGATCCCCGCAAGTCGGGCCACGGCCAGGGCGTCCCCCTTGGCCAGCCGATTCTCCTCGAGCTGCCGAAACGCCTCGGCGGACATGGAGACCCGACCCTCGGCGATCGCCACTCGACGGGTCACCGGCTTATCGCCGACGTCCACCATGCGGGCTCGCCCGTCCTTGTCCACGTGGGTCAGTTTCTCATCCACCGGATCGCCACCTATACTGTCCGCCTTGCCCCGAACACTGAGGATACACCAGATGAATCCAGCTATCGCCGCAACGGAGCCGCGCTCCCTCTGGAGCCACTTCGCCACTATCCTGACGTTACCTCGACCCTCGAAGCATGAGGAACGCATCGTCCGTTGGATCCGCGACTGGTCCGCCGACCACGGCTTCGAATGCAAGAGCGATGAGACCGGTAACCTGGTCGTGCGCGTCCCCGGAAGCCCCGGACACGAGGACGCCCCGACGGTCATCCTGCAGTCCCATCTCGACATGGTGTGTGAGAAGAACGGCGACACCGGTCATGATTTTCACAAGGACCCGATCCCGGCCATCATCGATGGCGACTGGGTCGTCACCGAGGGAACGACACTCGGCGCGGACAACGGTATCGGCGTGGCCGCGTCCATGGCCGCCGCCGTCGACGAGACCGTGGTCCACGGACCGCTGGAGCTGCTGTTTACCGTCGACGAGGAGACGGGGCTGACCGGTGCCGCCGGGCTCGACGGTTCGCTGCTATCCGGCCGTCTTCTGCTCAACCTGGACTCCGAGGATGAAGGGATCCTCTACATCGGCTGCGCCGGCGGCGCGGATAGCCTGTTACAGAGCGACTCGGAGCGGGTTGCACCGGCTGACGACGACGTGACCATCACGGTCGACGTGCGGGGGCTTCGCGGTGGCCACTCGGGAATGGATATCTGCGACAACCGTGGTAACGCGATCATCCTGTTGAGCCGCAGCCTGCGCAGCCTCGATGAGGCCGAGATTCCCTGGGCGCTACACACGCTGACCGGTGGCGGCCTGAGCAATGCCATCCCCCGCGAGGCCAGCGCCGCCATCGCCGTCCATCGCGACCGGGCGGCCGATGCGATCCGCTGCATGGAGGCCGCCGCCGTCGCCCTGCGCGAGCAGTACGCGGGTCCCGAGAAGGACTGGTCCGTCATCTGCAGCGGCGCCAGCGCCTGCACCCATCCCGATGTTTTGACCGACGCCGATCGTCGACGCCTGATGTCGTTGCTGCTTGCACTCCCCAACGGGGTCCTGGCCATGAGCCGTGAGATCCCCGGACTCGTGGAGACCTCCAACAACGTCGCCATCGTGCGGGTCGAGGGCCCGCAGATGGAGGCCGTCGCCAGTTCACGCAGCAGCCT
This window harbors:
- the msrB gene encoding peptide-methionine (R)-S-oxide reductase MsrB, with protein sequence MSNKTPPTDVDLRGKLTDDQYRITRQSGTEPAFSGCFWDHKGDGHYHCVCCGERLFDSRTKYDSGSGWPSFYESVTNSPVETHSDASHGMLRTEARCNHCDAHLGHVFDDGPAPTGKRFCINSASLEFREREDPDSETGTS
- a CDS encoding TraB/GumN family protein, which translates into the protein MVRVLDLDGRRIVLVGTAHVSRESTELVRKVIDAERPDRVCVELDEQRYQALSKRKKWESLDLKQLIRQKQMSTLLVNLLLASFQKKLGDELGVPPGTELLEATVAADEQEIPVTLADRPVRITLLRAWRSMGFWQRTRLSAELLASVFSDAELSEEDLRRLKSRDMLNELMSEMAGQLPTLKRVLIDERDLYLADRIRDSEGQTVVAIVGAGHLEGIVQTLHDKPDVDLEEISKIPAPSPWGRVIAWGIPTLIVAAIITIGVTKGSSVAGQNLGYWVLANGIPSALGALLALAHPFTIIAAFLAAPLTSLNPAIGAGYVTGLVQTWVSPPQVKDFQTVVDDASRFSMWWKNRVLRVILATILPMFGSVLGTFVGGWHIFQNLFGGS
- a CDS encoding S9 family peptidase: MNRVRQPIGLILTFIMLGVLAVSCEQKDKGVSWGAPPEGLEPPVATEIAKELEIHGDVRQDEYYWMNDREDPEVISYLEAENAYTESMTAHTESLRETLFDEIKGRIKQDDSSVPVLENGYFSYRRYEDGKDYPIYCRKQGSLEADEEIVLDVNEFVVAQDDYLGVSGVQVTSDGKLLAYAIDRVGRRIYDIHFRNLETGEEFSDVIEDASSNVSWAEDGKTLFYGRKDLQTLRSFQIYRHTLGTPAADDVLVYQEDDDTFGSYVFKTKSKRYMMIVSQQTLSSEYRFVDATNPTGEFSVFLPRERNHEYGIDHYGDSFYIRTNHGAKNFRLMKTSTDATALKNWTEVLPHRDDVLLEDFEIFSDFLVVAERQEGLVQLRIRPWDGSDEHYLDFGQEAYLAYTTGNRSFETSTLRYGYTSMTVPNSVYDYDMVSREKTLLKQDEVLGGYDSDDYVTQRRWATAQDGVKVPVSIVFHKDTKLDGSSALLLYGYGSYGNTIDATFSASRLSLLERGFIYAIAHVRGGEELGRQWYENGKLFHKKNTFTDFIDVAEYLKTEKYADPAHIYAYGGSAGGLLMGAVVNMRGDLFDGVIAAVPFVDVVTTMLDDSIPLTTSEYDEWGNPNDKAYYDYILSYSPYDNVAESAYPHMLVTTGLHDSQVQYWEPAKWVARLRKLKSDDNRLMMKTNMEAGHGGASARDERYKEIAFRWAFLLDLARS
- a CDS encoding septum formation initiator family protein, with the translated sequence MSTRDDEQKNAPPARFNRRLIPMALVGLFLAGSLSAIFGDDGYLELGRLRRACRNVQGELDRQEVRNATLARDIQRLQNEPSARERIARERLGYGRDGEVQFLLPRAARSGTDHAPTAARPLGPSALRGNP
- the eno gene encoding phosphopyruvate hydratase, which encodes MQRESGRIHDIVAREVLDSRGNPTVEVDVVLDSGVVGRAMVPSGASTGVREALELRDRTKKRYGGKGVQKAIRHIHDTIAPALVGLEVHHQVFIDSTMLELDGTENKSKLGANATLGVSMAVAHAAADSTGTPLYRYLGGCHARDLPVPMMNVLNGGAHADNNVDVQEFMVVPVGASTFCEALRCGVEIYHALKAVLKKAGLSTAVGDEGGFAPNLKSNEQALEVLCQAIQKAGYKTGKDVVLALDVAASELYARGRYTLAAEKKPNKSREELVKIYESWARRYPIASIEDGMAEGDWKGWKLLTDAIGDHVQIVGDDLFVTNETILAEGIRKGVANSILIKLNQIGTVTETLNTIHRALRASYTCVVSHRSGETEDSTIADLAVALNLGQIKTGAPARGERTAKYNQLIRIEEELGDDARYPAASVFPNFNWKRR
- a CDS encoding divalent-cation tolerance protein CutA; the encoded protein is MTTNPSAFRLILTTAGTATQARDLARTLVTAKVAACVNVLPGMCSHYHWQGELQEEAEVLLLIKTTADNVDEVQRLLTEHHTYDLPEFLVVHIDDGEPRYLSWLAEQCSSGPAS
- a CDS encoding PLP-dependent aspartate aminotransferase family protein, giving the protein MARSKGRGNKKNDQRPSTQVVHGGQEPDPLTGAVMQPVYLTSTYRQPGFNEGWPFDYARTINPTRSALERNLAVLEGGLEARCFASGMSAIHAVLQLLESGDHVIVSRNVYGGTYRLFEGLLRQFGLDFTWVDTRDLKAIEGALQPNTKMLYVETPTNPTLELTDLRRAAAISRKHRLRFVVDNTFMSPMLQRPLDLGADIVVHSTTKFLNGHSDSIGGAVISTDKKDAERLSWLQNSIGAILSPMDSFLILRGIKTLSLRMERHEASARKISAWMDADPRIEHVVYPGLKHHPQHRLARRQMKGFGGMISFDLKTQARAKKFLDRLQLCALAESLGGVESLVSHPASMTHGAVPAADRKRIGVTDGLCRISVGVEDVDDLLDDLDRALGSKRRR
- the moaC gene encoding cyclic pyranopterin monophosphate synthase MoaC, whose translation is MDEKLTHVDKDGRARMVDVGDKPVTRRVAIAEGRVSMSAEAFRQLEENRLAKGDALAVARLAGIQAAKRTSDWVPLCHSIPLNEVVVDFVLDADTSAVVVTGRASADWTTGVEMEALVAVSAACLAIYDMTKAVDRGVEIGGVHLLEKSGGRSGHWTRSPL
- the pepD gene encoding beta-Ala-His dipeptidase encodes the protein MNPAIAATEPRSLWSHFATILTLPRPSKHEERIVRWIRDWSADHGFECKSDETGNLVVRVPGSPGHEDAPTVILQSHLDMVCEKNGDTGHDFHKDPIPAIIDGDWVVTEGTTLGADNGIGVAASMAAAVDETVVHGPLELLFTVDEETGLTGAAGLDGSLLSGRLLLNLDSEDEGILYIGCAGGADSLLQSDSERVAPADDDVTITVDVRGLRGGHSGMDICDNRGNAIILLSRSLRSLDEAEIPWALHTLTGGGLSNAIPREASAAIAVHRDRAADAIRCMEAAAVALREQYAGPEKDWSVICSGASACTHPDVLTDADRRRLMSLLLALPNGVLAMSREIPGLVETSNNVAIVRVEGPQMEAVASSRSSLESARDGVLQQIASCADLAGFGVALTDSYPGWQPDLDSQALAVLRDVYTELSNGDTPAVTAVHAGLECGLLAERIPGVAMVSFGPTIRHAHSPDERVSIPSVARFWEALRRALHRFGKTES